ACGGCACCCTGCGCACCCTGCGGCTGGAGCCACGGGTTACGCTGCTGGATGCCCTGCGGGAAAATATGGGCCTCACAGGCTCCAAAAAAGGCTGCGACCAGGGCCAGTGCGGCGCCTGCACGGTGCTGGTAGATGGCCGCCGCGTAAACAGCTGCCTCACCCTGGCCATTACCACCCAGGGCAAGGACATTACCACCATCGAAGGCCTGGCGAAAGGGGAGGAGCTGCACCCCATGCAGGCCGCTTTCCTCAAGCACGACGGCTTCCAGTGCGGCTACTGCACCCCCGGCCAGATTTGCTCGGCCGTAGCCTGCGTGCAGGAAGGCCACACCAAAACCGACGCCGAAATCCGGGAATGGATGAGCGGCAACCTCTGCCGCTGCGGCGCCTACCCCAACATTGTGGCCGCTATTAAGGAAGTAGCCGGGAAAGGAGGCAGCAAGTCATGAACAACTTCGCCTTTCAAACTGCGGCCTCGGCCAAACAGGTCACCGGCGCCTTCCGCGACGACAAGCAGGCGGCTTACCTGGCCGGCGGCACCACGCTGCTGGACCTCATGAAGCTGAACGTGCTGCAGCCCAGCCAGCTTGTTGATATCAATTCCCTTCCATTCAAAGGTATTTCGGAAACCGCCGATGGCCTGCGCATCGGGGCCATGGAGCGCATGAGCGACGTGGGCGAAAACCCCATGGTGATGCAGCAGTATCCGGCCGTTTCGGAGGCGTTGCTGCTGGCGGCCTCGCCCCAGCTGCGCAACATGGCCAGCATCGGGGGCAACCTGCTGCAGCGCACTCGTTGCGGCTACTTTCGGGATACGGCTTTTCCCTGCAACAAGCGCCAGCCCGGCTCGGGCTGCCCGGCCATCAACGGTGAAAACCGCAACCACGCTATTCTGGGCACCAGCGAGCAGTGCATCGCCACCTACCCCGGCGACCTGGCCGTGGCCCTCATTGCCCTGGATGCCGTGCTGCACCTGGAAAGCGCCAAAGGCAAAGCCCGCCGCGTGCCCCTGCTGGACTTTTACCTCACGCCCGGCAACACGCCCCAGCGCGAAACCACGCTGGAGCCCGGCGAGCTGATTACGGCTGTTACCGTGCCGGCCGCCGCGCACGCCCGCAAATCCAAATACCTGAAAGTGCGCGACCGGGCCAGCTATGCCTTTGCGCTGGTGTCGGCGGCGGTGGGGCTCGATGTGCAGGGCGGCATTATCCGCTCGGCTAGGGTAGCTCTGGGCAGCGTGGGCACCAAGCCCTGGCGTGCTCAGGCCGCCGAGCAGCTGCTGGTAGGCAAAGCACCCACGGAAGAGAATTTTCGGGCGGCGGCCGCGCTGGCGGTGCAGGGAGCCAACCCCCAGAAGCACAACGCTTTCAAGGTAGAGCTGGCGCAGAACACGCTGGTGCGGGCCCTGCAGGAAGTGGCTGGTTAAGGTATTTAAGAAATTGATAATCAGTAGGGTGGGCTCGTTTGCTTCGTGCCGCGCTTCAGATGCTAAAGGATTGATTACATGAGCAGTGAACCAAAGTTTTTTGAACAGCCCGCCGGTGGGGTAGTGGGCAAGCCCATGGACCGGGTAGATGGTCGGGCGAAGGTGACGGGCGCGGCCCGGTACTCAGCCGAGTTTCCGCTGCCGGGGCTTACGTATGCCGTGCTGGTCACCAGCGCCGTAGCCAATGCCAGGGTAACGCTGGATACCAACGAGGCCGGGCGGGCGCCGGGCGTGCTGGCCGTATTCACCCACCAGAACATTCCCAAGCTGGCCGTGCTGCCCGACAGCCCCGACCGGCCCAAAGGCTGGACCCCGCCCATGAAGTACATGCCCCTCTCTAACAACGAGGTGCAGTACGCCAACCAGCCCATTGCCGTGGTAGTAGCCGATTCCCTGGAGCGAGCCCAGCATGCCGCCACGCTGGTGAAAGTAAGCTACCAGGCCAACGAGCCCATTGCCAGCTTCCTGGACCCCAAAGCCAAGCTTTTTGACCCCCTGGCTATTCAGGATGGTAAGGTGCCGGCGCGGAAAGTGCGCGGCAACCCCAAGGCGGTATTTGCCCAGTCGGCGGTGCAGCACAAGGCCACCTACACGCACGCCATCAACCACCACAACCCCATGGAGCCCGGTGCTACCACCGCGGTATGGGAAGGCAACCGCCTCACGGTATATGACGCCACCCAGGGCATTACCCGTACTCAGACTTCTCTGGCCGCCACGTTTGGCCTGCCCCGCGACCAGGTGCGCGTCATTACCCAATACCTGGGTGGCGGCTTTGGCTGCAAAGGCTCCTGCTGGCCGCACACGGTATTGGCCGCGCAGGTAGCCCGTGGAGTGGGCCGCCCGGTAAAACTGGTGCTCACCCGGCCCCAGATGTTTACCTCCCTGGGCCACCGCGAAGACCAGACCCAGACCTTGCAGGTGGGCGCCACCAAGGAAGGCAAAATCACGGCCCTGATCCACGAAAAAACCTCCACTACGTCGCCCTGGGACAATTACGCCGAGTCGAACAGCAAGATTATTGGCATGCTGTACGCCAGCCCCAATTTTGAGGCCACCTACCAGTTGGCCCGCGCCAATGTGATGCCCTCCACCTTTATGCGCGCCCCCGGGGAGGCCCCGGGCTCGTTCGCCATTGAGTCTTCGCTGGATGATATTGCTTACCAGCTCGGCCTCGACCCCATTGAAATCCGGCTGCGGAATTACGCCGATAAAGACCCCAACGATGGGAAAGCGTGGTCGAGCAAGAGCCTGAAGGAGTGCTACGCCCGCGGCGCCGAGCTGTTTGGGTGGAGCAAGCGCAACCCCAAGCCCGGCCAGACCCGCGAGGGTCGCTACCTGGTGGGCATGGGCATGGCCACCGCCAGCTACCCGGTGCACAGCTCCCAGGGCACGGCCCGCATCCGGCTGTTTGCTGATGGGCGCGCCGTAGTGCAAAGCGGCGCCACGGATCTGGGCACCGGCACTTACACCGTAATGACGCAAACCGCCGCCGATGTGCTGGGCCTGCCGCCGGAGCGCATCCGGTTTGAGCTGGGCGATACCACGCTGCCCACGGCGCCTAACTCCGGTGGCTCCGTAGCCGCAGGCACGGTGTCCTCGTCTATTTTTGTGGCCGCGCAGGATGTGTGGCGCAAGGTGAAGGAGCTGGCTATCGGCGACAAAAAATCACCCTTGTACCGGGCCAAGCCGGAAGATATTGTAGTGGAAGGGGGTAAGCTGATGCTGAAGAAGGACCGCAGCAAAGCGGAGCCTTTTGCCGCCATCCTGGAGCGCGCCCGGCTCTCTGATATCGAAAGCACAGGCATGGGCCGCTACGGCGCCGGCTTTGAGGGCGACGATAAAACCACGGACTCCGGCGGGCAGCCCAAAGAGTACTCCATGCACTCTTTTGGCGCGCATTTCTGCGAGGTGAAGGTAGACCCCGAGCTGGGCACCGTACGCGTAACGCGCTGGGTGGGCGTGCACGGCGCCGGCCGCATCCTCAACGCCAAAACCGCCCGCAGCCAGATGATTGGCGGCGCTATTTTCGGCATCGGCTCCGCGCTGATGGAAGCCACCGAGCGCGACCAGAACTTTGCCCGCTACGTGAATTCTGACCTGGCCGGCTACCACGTACCTGTGCAGGCCGATATTCCGGACATGACCATTGAGTTTGTGGACGAAAAGGACCCCTACATCAATGCCATGGGGGTGAAGGGCATCGGCGAGCTGGGCATGGTGGGCGTGGCCGCGGCCGTGGCCAATGCCGTGTATCATGCCACCGGGAAACGCATCCGCAGCCTGCCCATTACGCCGGATAAGCTGCTGGGGCAAGCAGCAGTTTAGCTTTTAGCTGTTTAGAGAGTCCCCAGAACGTCATGCAGAGCAAAGCATCTTGCTCGCGTCATCAGATTACCATTGCAACATCAGCACGCGAGATGCTTCGCTTTGCTCCGCATGATGTTCTACTTTCTACAGCTTCATTAGCCATCAGCCAAGAGCTTAAAATAACATGACGGAGCTACAACGCCTGCTACATGCCTACGATGCCTACCGGGCTGCGGGGCAGGCCTGTGCGCTGGCCTCCGTGGTAGCGGTGGCCGGCTCGGCCTACCGGCGACCGGGCGCCCGCATGCTGGTAACGGATGACGGGCAGCTGACGGGTGCTATCAGCGGGGGCTGTCTGGAAGGGGATGCCCGCCAGCGCGCCCGCCGCACCATTCAGCAGGGCCGCCCCACGCTCATCACCTATGACTCCACCGACCCCGATGACGACCTGCAGTTTGGCTCGGCGCTGGGGTGCCAGGGCGTGGTGCAGATTCTGCTGGAACCCCTCGATTTTCAGAACCCCGATAACCCGATGGAACTCCTGCGCCGCTGGGCCACCGGGCCGGAAGAAATGGGCGTGCTGGCCACCATCTACAGCGTGGAAAGCCAAGAGGCAGCGCAAGTTGGGCATCGGCTTTTGCTGACTGCCAGCGGCCGGCTGGAAGGTACCATTGCCGTAGAAACCGAAGGGTACGAAGCTATATTAGCCGATGCCCGGGCGGTTTTATTGGCCGGGCAGCCGGCCACGCGCCGCTATGCTGTGGGGGCTGGTAATATGGGGGTTAGTCTGGAAATACTGCGGCCGCCGGTTGGGCTTACGGTTTACGGGGCGGGCAATGACGTGCAGCCGCTGGTGCGGCTGGCGGCTGGTTTAGGCTGGCGGGTTTCGGTAGTAGATGGCCGGCCGGCCCAGGCGCAGGCCAGGCGCTTTCCGGAGGCCGAAACCGTGCGGGTGCTGCCCCTGGAGCAAGTGCCACATCAGCCTGCTACTGATGGCTTTGTCCTGCTGATGACGCACAATTATTACTATGATCTGGCGGTGCTGCGGCATCTGCTCCCCGGCCCCCCGCGCTACATTGGCTTGCTGGGCCCGCGCAAAAAATATGAGCGGCTCCTGACGGATTTGCAGCAGGACTTTCCGGAAGCGGCGCAGCGGCTGGCCGGCCGCGTATACAGTCCGGTGGGGCTAAACCTGGGTGCCGAAACGCCGGAAGAAATAGCTCTGTC
The Hymenobacter sp. DG25B genome window above contains:
- a CDS encoding (2Fe-2S)-binding protein — protein: MHPDSFDPTGNDPPPEQRPNDGSRRTFIKQASGILGLAVAPPFVSQAERLAAYTSKVEGATEMKLKVNGTLRTLRLEPRVTLLDALRENMGLTGSKKGCDQGQCGACTVLVDGRRVNSCLTLAITTQGKDITTIEGLAKGEELHPMQAAFLKHDGFQCGYCTPGQICSAVACVQEGHTKTDAEIREWMSGNLCRCGAYPNIVAAIKEVAGKGGSKS
- a CDS encoding FAD binding domain-containing protein is translated as MNNFAFQTAASAKQVTGAFRDDKQAAYLAGGTTLLDLMKLNVLQPSQLVDINSLPFKGISETADGLRIGAMERMSDVGENPMVMQQYPAVSEALLLAASPQLRNMASIGGNLLQRTRCGYFRDTAFPCNKRQPGSGCPAINGENRNHAILGTSEQCIATYPGDLAVALIALDAVLHLESAKGKARRVPLLDFYLTPGNTPQRETTLEPGELITAVTVPAAAHARKSKYLKVRDRASYAFALVSAAVGLDVQGGIIRSARVALGSVGTKPWRAQAAEQLLVGKAPTEENFRAAAALAVQGANPQKHNAFKVELAQNTLVRALQEVAG
- a CDS encoding xanthine dehydrogenase family protein molybdopterin-binding subunit, which produces MSSEPKFFEQPAGGVVGKPMDRVDGRAKVTGAARYSAEFPLPGLTYAVLVTSAVANARVTLDTNEAGRAPGVLAVFTHQNIPKLAVLPDSPDRPKGWTPPMKYMPLSNNEVQYANQPIAVVVADSLERAQHAATLVKVSYQANEPIASFLDPKAKLFDPLAIQDGKVPARKVRGNPKAVFAQSAVQHKATYTHAINHHNPMEPGATTAVWEGNRLTVYDATQGITRTQTSLAATFGLPRDQVRVITQYLGGGFGCKGSCWPHTVLAAQVARGVGRPVKLVLTRPQMFTSLGHREDQTQTLQVGATKEGKITALIHEKTSTTSPWDNYAESNSKIIGMLYASPNFEATYQLARANVMPSTFMRAPGEAPGSFAIESSLDDIAYQLGLDPIEIRLRNYADKDPNDGKAWSSKSLKECYARGAELFGWSKRNPKPGQTREGRYLVGMGMATASYPVHSSQGTARIRLFADGRAVVQSGATDLGTGTYTVMTQTAADVLGLPPERIRFELGDTTLPTAPNSGGSVAAGTVSSSIFVAAQDVWRKVKELAIGDKKSPLYRAKPEDIVVEGGKLMLKKDRSKAEPFAAILERARLSDIESTGMGRYGAGFEGDDKTTDSGGQPKEYSMHSFGAHFCEVKVDPELGTVRVTRWVGVHGAGRILNAKTARSQMIGGAIFGIGSALMEATERDQNFARYVNSDLAGYHVPVQADIPDMTIEFVDEKDPYINAMGVKGIGELGMVGVAAAVANAVYHATGKRIRSLPITPDKLLGQAAV
- a CDS encoding XdhC family protein, whose product is MTELQRLLHAYDAYRAAGQACALASVVAVAGSAYRRPGARMLVTDDGQLTGAISGGCLEGDARQRARRTIQQGRPTLITYDSTDPDDDLQFGSALGCQGVVQILLEPLDFQNPDNPMELLRRWATGPEEMGVLATIYSVESQEAAQVGHRLLLTASGRLEGTIAVETEGYEAILADARAVLLAGQPATRRYAVGAGNMGVSLEILRPPVGLTVYGAGNDVQPLVRLAAGLGWRVSVVDGRPAQAQARRFPEAETVRVLPLEQVPHQPATDGFVLLMTHNYYYDLAVLRHLLPGPPRYIGLLGPRKKYERLLTDLQQDFPEAAQRLAGRVYSPVGLNLGAETPEEIALSVVAEIQAVLAGRPAGFLRDSPHPIHPPLQADAPYLREGRVEVTCSL